The DNA region GGCGTTCGTGCGTCTGGGCCACGGCATCATCGTGTTCCCCGGCGGCGTCGGCACGGCCGAGGAAATCCTCTACCTGCTCGGCATCCTGCTGCACCCGGACAACGCCGGTACGCCGTTTCCGCTGATCTTCACTGGCCCGCGCCAGTCGGCCGCCTATTTCGAGCAGATCGACCGCTTCCTGCGGCTCAGCCTGGGCGATGAGGTGGCCCGGCACTACCAGATCATCGTGGACGACCCGGAGACGGTGGCGCGGACGATGATCAAGGGCCTCGAGAAAGTGCGCCACAACCGTCTGGATACCAAGGACGCATTCTTCTTCAACTGGGCGCTGCAGATTCCGCTGGAGTTCCAGTTGCCGTTCCGCCCCACCCACGAGGCGATGCGCGCGTTGCAGATCCACCACGAGCGTCCGCGGCACGAGTTGGCAGCGGATCTGCGCCGGGCGTTTTCCGGCATCGTCGCCGGCAACGTGAAGGAGGAGGGCGTGCAGGCGATCGAGCAGCACGGCCCGTTCGTCATCGACGGCGATGCGGACATCATGCGGGCGCTGGACAAGCTGCTGCAGGCGTTCGTCGAACAGCACCGCATGAAGCTCCCCGGCGGCACCGCGTACGAACCGTGCTACCGGGTACTGAACGCCTGAAAAAAAGTGCGGCGGCCGTTCCGCAACGGCTTGACAGTTCGCCGCACGCTCAGCAAACTACGCAGCTCACGCCCGAATAGCTCAGCTGGTTAGAGCACTTGACTGTTAATCAGGGGGTCGTTGGTTCGAGTCCAACTTCGGGCGCCAGATACAAGCAAGGGCCGGCAGCAATGCCGGCCCTTGTTCTTTTTGTGCCGTGCAAAACAGGCACGAATGCGCCGGTGCGGCGTCATGGCACACTGGTCGCTCCACGACAGTCGCCGCCATTGCGTATCATCGCGATATATTTCGCCGTGCGTTGGCGTACCGGCTATGGCCAGGTGCCAACCATGCCTGATCTGATCCGCGCGATGCCCACAGGTTCCCCATGCGCCGCAACAACCCGGCAGGCCGCCTGCCCGAGCCACTCAACCCGATTGCCGACGACGGCGACGAGACCCACTTCTGTCGCACCTGTGCGTTCTCCGGGGCGTGCATCGCGGAAGGTTACGGCAAGCCGGAGCTGCTCGAACTGCACTGCCTGGTCGAGCATGTCGGGCCGTTCCATGCCGGCGAGCACATCTTCCGTACCGGCGACCCGTTCCGCTCGATCTTCGCGGTACGCGCCGGCACGGTGAAGACCAGCATGGTCGACCCCGAAGGACACGAACAGGTGCTCGGCTTCTACCTGCCAGGCGAAGTGATTGGGCTCAACGCGATCTATCCCGACCAGTTCCCGTGCGACGCGGTGGCACTGGATACCGCCTATTTCTGCCGCTTCTCGTTCCCCGCGATGAGTGCGCTGGCCACACGCATGCCGGCGGTACAGCAGCGGCTGTTCCGGCTGATCAGCAAGGAACTCGGCATGGCCACCTTGCTCGCCGGTGACCACAACGCCGACATGCGCATGGCCGCTTTCCTTACCGATCTGGCGGCGCGCTACGAGGAGCGCGGCTTCTCCGGCACGCGCTTCCATCTCAGCATGTCGCGTGGCGACATCGCGAACTACCTGCGGCTGGCGGCCGAGACGGTGAGCCGGGTGCTCAGCCGTTTCCGCCAGCAGGGCCTGATCGAACTCGAGGGGCGCGAAATGCTGTTGCGCAACCCCGAGGGGTTGCGCCAGATCGGCAAGAATCTGCTGTCGCACTGAGCATCTTCACAGCAGCTGCGGCGGCTTGACGCACTCGCCGTTTTCCATCGACAGAAATGACGTATGTCAAGCGCGCTTCCTGACGGTTCCCTAGGCTCACAGCCAGAAACCACAGGGAGAAACCCATGTCACGTTCGTTGTTCATTGTCCTGGCC from Rhodanobacter soli includes:
- a CDS encoding helix-turn-helix domain-containing protein; the protein is MRRNNPAGRLPEPLNPIADDGDETHFCRTCAFSGACIAEGYGKPELLELHCLVEHVGPFHAGEHIFRTGDPFRSIFAVRAGTVKTSMVDPEGHEQVLGFYLPGEVIGLNAIYPDQFPCDAVALDTAYFCRFSFPAMSALATRMPAVQQRLFRLISKELGMATLLAGDHNADMRMAAFLTDLAARYEERGFSGTRFHLSMSRGDIANYLRLAAETVSRVLSRFRQQGLIELEGREMLLRNPEGLRQIGKNLLSH